The nucleotide window ACGAAAGAAATGCTGATTCAAGGGCTGCTTCCAGAAGGAAACGAAAATCTGTATGAAGATCAGTTTGAAAGACGAAAAACCAACCACGAGGGAGAAGAACCAATCCTTAAGGTGGTAGACATTGTTGGGGAAGGATTTAGGAATATTAGTTTTGACGTTTATAAGGGAGAAGTGGTTGGCCTTGCTGGGCTTGTCGGGGCTGGAAGAACGGAAATTGCCGAAGCGATTTACGGTATTAATCCAATCCAAAGCGGAAAAGTCTATCTGGATGGTAAAGACATTACAAGGATGTCCATCAACGAAACGGTGGACAGCGGGCTGGCTTATATCCCCGAGGATCGATTTTTGAACGGAATTTTTTCGATCAGTTCTGTCAGAAATAATATCACATCACAAATAATGAAAAAGCATGGAATTTTTACGAAGAAGAAAGTAGAAGAACAGGTGGCCAGTCGGTATATTGATCGACTAAGAATTAAGGTGGGTTCCCAGGAGGATGATATGAAGTCATTGTCAGGCGGGAATCAGCAGAAAGTTGTAATCGCAAGGGCTCTATCCATGAACCCAAAATTGATTATCATGGATGAACCGACAAGGGGAATTGATGCTGCTGCCAGGGGAGACATCTATTCCATCATCTCAGAACTAAAGAGCCAAGGATTTTCTATTCTGCTCATTTCCTCAGACCTTGAAGAAATCGGCAGAATAAGTGACCGCATCTATGCAGTGTATCAGGGAACATGCACTGTTTGCCTTAGCTTAGACGAAATTAATGCAGTCAATGTGATGAAAGCAGCTTTTGGAACATTTGAAGGAAGTGATCAGGGACATGGCTAGGGTTTCTAAAATGATCAAACAACGAGAATTTAGAACTTTACTATTTTTAATCCTTCTTTTTGTGGTTGTGGGTTTCATCAACACTGATTATGTATCTTTACAGAATATCGATAAGTCACTGAAGAGCAGCTTGGTTTATATTGTGCTTGCGATCGGGATGACCTTTGTCCTATTAACAGGGAATTTGGATATTTCAATAGGTGGAACGCTGGGATTAAGTGCGGCTGTTTGCGGAACCATTCTTAGAGATGGGGGAACTATTTTTCTAGCGGTATTCACTGCCATATTAATAGGCGCCTGCATCGGACTCATTAATGGTTTTGGAGTCGTAAAGTTAAAAATTTCTTCGTTTATTATGACATTAGCCATGCTCTCTATAACAAGAGTGGTCCAAGTTATTTATACGGATGGAAAATGGGTAGAAAATATTCCTGCAAATATTAAGGAACTTTCAACTATAGATATTTTCGGTATGAATTTATTCTCGCTTATCGTTATTGTTGGGGTCCTAATCGTTCAAGTATACCTATCTAAGAGCAGTAAGGGAAGGTATTTCACTGCTATTGGTGATAACGCAGACGGGGCCATATCATTGGGGATTCCTGTTAAAAGATATAGTACCTATTCATTTGTCATTTCAGGTATTTGTGCATCTATTGCAGGATTAATCTTTGTGAGTCAAATTGGTTTTGTCTCCTCTAATGCCGGGACTGGAATTGAACTGACCGTCATCGCCGCCTGTGTTCTTGGCGGTGTGTCATTGATGGGCGGGATCGGAACGGTTATTGGGGCAGCATTAGGTGCCGTCATTTTAACGTCCATCAACTCTGCTCTGGTATTTATGAAAGTACCAGCCTTTTGGAATGATACGATTTCGGGTTCACTGTTAATTATCATTGTCGTTATTGATTCCCTTCTTGCGTTTCGTGCCAATAGAAAGGCAAAGAAAGTAAGATTAAATGCTAGAGTTCTGCAAAAGGAGGCTTAGAAATGACATGTTAACGAAAATCCCGAGATGGAACCTCGCCTTATTCCTCATCATTATTGCTGAAATTATCGTGTTTGGGATGATGAATCCGAGATTCTGGAATATCACAATCTTGTTAAATAGTTTTAATGATTTTATTGCGGTTGCTATTATTGGCTTTTTTGTCACATTGGTCGTTATTACTGGAGGAATTGATATTTCTGGGGTTTCGATTATCGGGTTAACCTCTGTTGTAACGGGACTCTTATCTCAAGTGGTTGGTCTAAATATTTGGGTTTCCATTATTTGTGCCATATTAATTGGTGGATTATGCGGCCTTTTCAATGGAGTCCTAATTGCTTATGGCAGAGTTCAAGCCATGGTAATAACGCTTGGCGGCATGCTTTTATATAGTGGGATTGCGATCGTGCTTGTGGGCGTGTCTGGTGTCAGTACCTATGAAGGGATATCGGGCTTTTCTGAAAGCTTTAGCAAAATTGCCAATGGAGAAGTTATGGGAATTCCGAGTGCCGTCATCTTTTTTTTTAGTATGTTTTTCATCGCCTATATCCTTCTGCACCGCACAAGATATGGAAGATATATTTACTTAACGGGAATTAATCAAAATACCGCCGAGTACTCTGGGATTGATACAAAAAAGATCATTACGAGTACCTACGTTTTGTCAGGATTAAGTGCTGGAATTGCAGGTGTTGTCTTAACTTCCTATTTAGGTAGTGCACGATCTGATTATGGTGCTGAATATCTTATGCCTATTCTTACTGTCGTTGTCTTAGGGGGGACATTAATCACAGGAGGTAAAGGGGGTGTTGTTGGGACAGCACTAGCCAGCATTATTTTAGGTTTTTTGCAGATTGGTTTGCAAATGGCTGGAGTTTCCACCCAATATATCGGATTGGCTACGGGCGTCCTTCTCATTGTCTCTGTTGCATTCCTGGGGATTAATCCAGATTTCAGGCTAAATGTAAAAAGAATCATCACACCAAAACAAAATATTGGAGGTTAAGCTGCAATGGGAAAATTAAAATCTATGAAGCTTTTGATTGTTGTGGCCATTGTGATGTTATTTGTAGCTGCATGCGGATCCAATGAAGGCGACTCTGGAGACGGAGGCAAAAAGAAAGATGATAAAGATATTCAAGTTGTTTTCATACCTAAAATGACTGGGAATGCATTCTTTGAATCTGGAAACGACGGTGCACAGGAAATGGCCAAGAAAGTGGGCTTTAAAGTGAAATACGATGGGGCTCCAGAAGGTACGGTTGCGAATCAAGTACAAATTATTAATAGTGCTGTCAATAGCGGTGCTGATGCAATAGCCATTTCCTCTGTCTCTTCAGATGGGTTGAATCAGGCCTTGAAAAAGGCATTAGATGCCGGCATTAAAGTAGTCACATGG belongs to Neobacillus sp. OS1-2 and includes:
- a CDS encoding sugar ABC transporter permease; this translates as MIKQREFRTLLFLILLFVVVGFINTDYVSLQNIDKSLKSSLVYIVLAIGMTFVLLTGNLDISIGGTLGLSAAVCGTILRDGGTIFLAVFTAILIGACIGLINGFGVVKLKISSFIMTLAMLSITRVVQVIYTDGKWVENIPANIKELSTIDIFGMNLFSLIVIVGVLIVQVYLSKSSKGRYFTAIGDNADGAISLGIPVKRYSTYSFVISGICASIAGLIFVSQIGFVSSNAGTGIELTVIAACVLGGVSLMGGIGTVIGAALGAVILTSINSALVFMKVPAFWNDTISGSLLIIIVVIDSLLAFRANRKAKKVRLNARVLQKEA
- a CDS encoding autoinducer 2 import system permease LsrD gives rise to the protein MLTKIPRWNLALFLIIIAEIIVFGMMNPRFWNITILLNSFNDFIAVAIIGFFVTLVVITGGIDISGVSIIGLTSVVTGLLSQVVGLNIWVSIICAILIGGLCGLFNGVLIAYGRVQAMVITLGGMLLYSGIAIVLVGVSGVSTYEGISGFSESFSKIANGEVMGIPSAVIFFFSMFFIAYILLHRTRYGRYIYLTGINQNTAEYSGIDTKKIITSTYVLSGLSAGIAGVVLTSYLGSARSDYGAEYLMPILTVVVLGGTLITGGKGGVVGTALASIILGFLQIGLQMAGVSTQYIGLATGVLLIVSVAFLGINPDFRLNVKRIITPKQNIGG
- a CDS encoding sugar ABC transporter ATP-binding protein, whose amino-acid sequence is MEAPRNLVTVENIRKSFNRNTVLKGISLELNESEVITIIGGNGAGKSTLMKILTGIYKADEGFIEIYGEKVEHLNPFAAHERGIYLVPQEPLLFPNMTVEQNLTIGFRKHKNVVREESMRLIKELGWNIDLKRLAATLSIAEQQQLEIIKGLVRKAKVLILDEPTSTLTFSETESLFKVIKQLRNSGVGIFYITHRLDEVFQISTHAVILRDGKVTLKGRIDEFTKEMLIQGLLPEGNENLYEDQFERRKTNHEGEEPILKVVDIVGEGFRNISFDVYKGEVVGLAGLVGAGRTEIAEAIYGINPIQSGKVYLDGKDITRMSINETVDSGLAYIPEDRFLNGIFSISSVRNNITSQIMKKHGIFTKKKVEEQVASRYIDRLRIKVGSQEDDMKSLSGGNQQKVVIARALSMNPKLIIMDEPTRGIDAAARGDIYSIISELKSQGFSILLISSDLEEIGRISDRIYAVYQGTCTVCLSLDEINAVNVMKAAFGTFEGSDQGHG